In a genomic window of Akkermansia massiliensis:
- a CDS encoding tetratricopeptide repeat protein: MKLIDCYRYAAMLYASACCTASPLYGPLETGLQEAQLLSSLKACKSLEGPGTDAYLSRTGLNGAYKTKKPIGGLFFSLHFEYNKDGGLRAVSFYSSTKAGKDEYDTRLKSLYKRMLNGLTGLYGPPMNLPDWIEKESLPAERVLYMHMWRIQPGCFLMAGLANMGASGYIPVFRISPPAGMPPKSKKDRDKLKSEWAAIPEFYEFTKAERFLANAVFAMSHKKYQDALQLFQKAADLGSPNGYWGLAYLYRLGPAGVEKNASLADEHTKKAALMGFARAAMKFGKTWEQFCKNQDFTEAEAREWQNRNLRAARAGYASEQYNLGIIYQHGFGVEKNLATAREWLEKAASQDHTQAKAALKTLPDAGAGNAELS, translated from the coding sequence ATGAAATTGATAGATTGCTATCGCTATGCAGCCATGCTTTATGCATCCGCCTGCTGTACCGCCTCGCCGCTTTACGGCCCTCTGGAAACAGGCTTGCAGGAAGCCCAGCTTCTGAGTTCCCTGAAAGCCTGCAAATCCCTGGAAGGTCCGGGAACGGACGCCTACCTGAGCCGCACTGGATTGAACGGCGCCTACAAAACGAAAAAGCCCATTGGCGGCCTTTTCTTTTCACTTCATTTTGAGTACAACAAGGATGGAGGCCTGAGAGCCGTCTCCTTTTACTCCAGCACCAAGGCAGGCAAGGACGAATACGATACGCGCCTGAAATCCCTGTACAAGCGCATGCTGAACGGGCTGACGGGCCTCTATGGCCCGCCCATGAATCTGCCGGACTGGATTGAGAAGGAGTCCCTGCCCGCGGAACGCGTGCTGTACATGCACATGTGGCGCATTCAGCCGGGCTGCTTCCTGATGGCCGGCCTGGCCAACATGGGGGCCTCCGGCTACATTCCCGTTTTCCGGATTTCCCCGCCTGCCGGCATGCCGCCCAAGTCCAAAAAGGACAGGGACAAACTCAAATCCGAATGGGCCGCCATTCCCGAATTTTACGAATTCACCAAGGCGGAACGCTTCCTGGCCAATGCGGTGTTCGCCATGTCCCATAAAAAATATCAGGACGCGCTCCAGCTCTTCCAGAAAGCCGCAGACCTGGGCAGCCCCAACGGATACTGGGGACTGGCCTACCTGTACCGGCTGGGACCCGCCGGCGTGGAAAAGAACGCGAGCCTGGCGGATGAACACACTAAAAAAGCGGCCCTGATGGGATTTGCGCGGGCTGCCATGAAATTCGGAAAAACATGGGAACAATTCTGCAAGAACCAGGATTTCACCGAAGCTGAAGCCAGGGAATGGCAGAACAGGAACCTTCGGGCAGCCAGAGCCGGCTATGCCTCCGAACAATACAACCTGGGCATCATCTACCAGCACGGCTTCGGCGTGGAAAAGAACCTGGCCACCGCCAGGGAATGGCTGGAAAAGGCGGCCTCCCAGGACCATACCCAGGCCAAAGCGGCATTAAAGACGCTGCCGGACGCCGGAGCCGGAAACGCGGAACTCTCCTGA
- the hypF gene encoding carbamoyltransferase HypF — protein sequence MAITTIEQAAAALKFEIAGIVQGVGFRPHVYRLAVRHGLKGFVRNTESGVEIHVEGKPGAPERFFAALMDTLPEHARVYGVEQTVCEPAGFEEFRIVESDSTPGGVPMMLPDLAPCPECLKEMRDPASRRYHYPFTNCTHCGPRYSIIEEMPYDRAGTSMKKFQMCPECLREYRDVEDRRFHAQPIGCPSCGPSMKVLFSDGSELGFGHGFDTPAEQVAWVLADGLIVALLGVGGFQLLADASSEAAVRRLRRLKERDAKPFAVMVPDVDAAGKLCRLSEEEKRLLASPAAPIVLAPGRKDVDLAPSVCMFSRFVGVMLPSSPLHALLMDVWRKPLVVTSGNLSGEPLCISVEEGLQKLGHVADVFFVHDRPVVRPVDDSVVRVMDGRAMMVRRARGYAPRPVWRTSAEAPDVLALGSGLKNTVCWLKNGVAVMSQHLGDLDSAASLNAFERTVETLGRTLGAVPQVIAVDAHPDGPSFTLGRRLARAWNVEVVPVQHHQAHVLACAVENETPLPALGAAWDGTGFGTDGTVWGGEFFVMEEEGAPRRVARLRPFLLPGGDEAVREPARCACSLARQMAPWRTDGLEQRLQGGMTLQKREALEAMMARNIQAPATSSMGRLFDAMAFWCGFDGVAGCEGHAAMMLESWAAAVSGEEMPGEPYEWVMHEEGGLLELDWRPMLKAVDDDLLRGVSRGCIARKFHESLVNLAFDVAERFSLDRLVLGGGCFQNAFLLEGLAGMAQSRRCQLSLPQRVPCNDGGISLGQAAAVVRQWKG from the coding sequence ATGGCCATCACCACCATTGAACAGGCCGCTGCGGCGTTGAAGTTTGAGATAGCCGGCATCGTCCAGGGGGTCGGTTTCCGTCCCCATGTGTACCGTTTGGCTGTGCGGCACGGATTGAAGGGGTTCGTGCGCAATACGGAGTCCGGCGTGGAAATCCATGTGGAGGGGAAGCCCGGCGCTCCGGAACGTTTTTTTGCCGCGCTGATGGATACTTTGCCGGAGCACGCCCGCGTGTATGGCGTGGAGCAGACCGTGTGCGAGCCTGCCGGGTTTGAAGAGTTCCGCATTGTGGAAAGCGATTCTACTCCCGGCGGCGTTCCGATGATGCTGCCGGACCTGGCCCCGTGTCCGGAGTGCCTGAAGGAGATGCGCGACCCCGCCTCCCGACGGTATCATTACCCGTTTACCAATTGCACGCACTGCGGCCCCCGCTATTCCATTATTGAGGAGATGCCGTATGACCGTGCGGGCACCAGCATGAAGAAGTTCCAGATGTGCCCGGAGTGCCTGAGGGAGTACCGGGATGTGGAGGACAGGCGTTTCCATGCCCAGCCCATAGGCTGCCCGTCGTGCGGCCCTTCCATGAAGGTGCTGTTTTCAGATGGTTCCGAACTGGGGTTCGGCCACGGGTTTGACACTCCCGCGGAACAGGTGGCGTGGGTGCTGGCGGACGGCCTGATCGTGGCTCTGCTGGGCGTGGGCGGCTTTCAACTGCTGGCGGACGCTTCTTCGGAAGCCGCCGTCAGGCGTCTCCGCAGGCTGAAGGAGCGGGATGCCAAGCCCTTTGCCGTGATGGTGCCGGATGTGGACGCGGCGGGGAAGCTGTGCCGTTTGTCGGAGGAGGAGAAGCGCCTGCTGGCTTCTCCGGCGGCCCCCATCGTACTGGCTCCCGGAAGGAAGGATGTGGACCTGGCTCCTTCCGTGTGCATGTTCAGCCGTTTTGTGGGGGTGATGCTTCCGTCCTCCCCCCTTCATGCCCTGCTGATGGATGTATGGAGAAAGCCCCTGGTGGTGACCAGCGGCAATCTGAGCGGGGAGCCCCTGTGCATTTCCGTGGAGGAAGGCTTGCAGAAACTGGGCCATGTGGCGGATGTGTTTTTTGTGCATGACCGTCCGGTCGTGCGGCCCGTGGATGATTCCGTGGTCCGCGTCATGGACGGAAGGGCCATGATGGTGCGCCGTGCCCGCGGGTATGCTCCGCGGCCCGTGTGGCGCACGTCTGCAGAAGCTCCCGACGTTCTTGCGCTGGGCTCCGGGTTGAAGAATACCGTTTGCTGGCTGAAGAACGGCGTGGCCGTCATGAGCCAGCATCTGGGCGATCTTGACAGCGCGGCTTCCCTGAACGCGTTTGAACGGACGGTGGAGACGCTGGGGCGCACGCTGGGTGCTGTGCCGCAGGTGATTGCCGTGGACGCCCATCCGGACGGCCCGTCGTTTACCCTGGGCAGGCGTCTGGCGCGGGCATGGAATGTGGAAGTCGTTCCGGTGCAGCATCATCAGGCCCATGTTCTGGCCTGTGCCGTGGAGAATGAGACGCCGTTGCCCGCCCTGGGCGCGGCCTGGGACGGCACGGGATTCGGCACGGACGGGACGGTATGGGGCGGAGAGTTTTTTGTGATGGAGGAGGAAGGCGCTCCCCGCAGAGTGGCGCGGCTCAGGCCGTTTTTGCTGCCCGGGGGGGATGAAGCGGTCCGGGAACCTGCCCGGTGCGCCTGTTCCCTGGCGCGGCAGATGGCGCCGTGGCGCACGGATGGGCTTGAACAACGTCTGCAGGGTGGAATGACCTTGCAGAAGCGGGAAGCCCTGGAGGCGATGATGGCCCGTAATATTCAAGCTCCCGCCACTTCATCCATGGGGCGCCTGTTTGACGCCATGGCTTTCTGGTGCGGCTTTGACGGCGTGGCGGGATGCGAAGGGCATGCCGCCATGATGCTGGAGTCATGGGCTGCGGCGGTTTCCGGGGAAGAAATGCCGGGGGAACCGTATGAATGGGTCATGCATGAGGAGGGCGGCCTGCTGGAACTGGATTGGCGCCCGATGCTGAAAGCCGTGGACGATGACCTGCTGAGAGGCGTTTCCCGCGGCTGCATCGCCCGGAAGTTTCATGAGAGCCTGGTGAACCTGGCTTTTGACGTGGCGGAGCGTTTCTCATTGGACAGGCTGGTGCTGGGCGGCGGATGTTTTCAGAATGCCTTTTTGCTTGAAGGCCTGGCGGGAATGGCACAGTCTAGAAGGTGCCAGTTGTCCCTGCCGCAGCGGGTGCCGTGCAATGACGGGGGAATTTCCCTGGGGCAGGCTGCGGCAGTCGTGCGCCAATGGAAAGGATAA
- the dnaK gene encoding molecular chaperone DnaK — translation MAKILGIDLGTTNSCMAVMEGGQGTVLENSEGARTTPSIVAFTKSGERLVGQAAKRQAVTNPKNTVFSSKRLIGRKYSELTEEDKKVPYEIVEAHNGDAYIRVDVGGEKKTFSPQEIASMVLAKLKADAESKLGETITEAVITVPAYFNDAQRNATKAAGEIAGLKVRRIINEPTAAALAYGLDKKSNENIAVYDLGGGTFDISVLEIGDGVFEVKASDGDTHLGGDDWDNAIITWIMDEFKKDSGMDLSNQPDAIQRIKEEAEKAKIALSSTQSYDISLPFITADASGPKHIQLTLSRPKLEQLTEDLLDRTRKPVLDCIAASGLKTGDIDELVLVGGMTRMPAVQEMAHTLAGKEPHKGVNPDEVVAVGAAIQGGVLQGDVNDVLLLDVTPLTLSIETMGGIATPMIERNTTIPVRKSQVFSTAADNQPAVDIRICQGERKMFEDNKLLGNFKLDGISAAPRGVPQIEVTFDIDANGILHVSAKDKGTGKEQKISIQGSSGLSKDEIERAKRDAEAHAEEDKKRAEEIDTVNQADSLCFSVERQLKDMGDKIPADLKREIEDKVMHLKEAISKKEYTAIKAGKEDLESRLEALYKAAEAAQQSAGAAGPMPGAAPEEEASDGPRKAKGRVVDAEIVDDDK, via the coding sequence ATGGCTAAAATATTAGGAATCGACTTGGGCACGACCAACTCGTGCATGGCTGTGATGGAAGGCGGTCAGGGTACCGTACTTGAAAACAGCGAAGGTGCGCGCACCACTCCCTCCATTGTTGCCTTCACCAAGAGCGGTGAACGCCTCGTGGGGCAGGCCGCCAAACGTCAGGCGGTGACCAATCCGAAAAACACCGTGTTTTCCTCCAAGCGCCTCATCGGCCGCAAGTACAGCGAGCTGACGGAAGAAGATAAGAAGGTGCCTTATGAAATTGTGGAGGCCCACAACGGGGACGCCTATATCCGCGTGGACGTAGGCGGGGAAAAGAAGACTTTTTCTCCCCAGGAAATCGCCTCCATGGTCCTGGCCAAGCTGAAGGCCGACGCGGAATCCAAGCTGGGTGAGACGATCACGGAAGCCGTGATTACTGTTCCCGCCTATTTCAATGACGCCCAGCGCAACGCGACCAAGGCCGCCGGTGAAATCGCCGGCTTGAAGGTGCGCCGCATCATCAATGAACCGACGGCTGCTGCCCTGGCTTACGGCCTGGACAAGAAGTCCAATGAAAACATTGCCGTGTACGACCTCGGCGGCGGCACCTTCGATATTTCCGTGCTGGAAATCGGTGACGGCGTGTTTGAAGTGAAGGCTTCCGACGGCGACACCCACTTGGGCGGCGACGACTGGGACAACGCGATCATCACCTGGATCATGGACGAGTTCAAGAAGGACTCCGGCATGGATCTTTCCAACCAGCCGGACGCCATCCAGCGCATCAAGGAAGAAGCTGAAAAGGCCAAGATCGCCCTTTCCTCCACCCAGAGCTATGACATCAGCCTGCCGTTCATCACGGCGGACGCTTCCGGACCCAAGCACATCCAGCTGACGCTGAGCCGTCCCAAGCTGGAACAGCTCACGGAAGACCTGCTGGACCGTACCCGCAAGCCCGTGCTGGACTGCATCGCCGCCTCCGGCCTGAAGACCGGGGACATTGACGAACTGGTGCTGGTGGGCGGCATGACCCGCATGCCCGCCGTTCAGGAAATGGCCCATACGCTGGCTGGCAAGGAACCCCACAAGGGCGTGAACCCGGATGAAGTGGTGGCCGTAGGCGCCGCTATCCAGGGCGGCGTGCTCCAGGGGGACGTCAACGATGTGCTTCTGCTGGACGTGACCCCGCTGACCCTGTCCATTGAAACGATGGGCGGCATCGCTACGCCGATGATCGAGCGCAACACGACCATTCCGGTGCGCAAGAGCCAGGTGTTCTCCACCGCCGCGGACAACCAGCCCGCCGTGGACATCCGCATCTGCCAGGGTGAACGCAAGATGTTTGAGGACAACAAGCTTCTCGGCAACTTCAAGCTGGACGGCATCTCCGCCGCTCCGCGCGGCGTGCCGCAGATTGAAGTGACCTTTGACATTGACGCCAACGGCATTCTGCACGTCTCCGCCAAGGACAAGGGCACCGGCAAGGAACAGAAGATTTCCATCCAGGGCTCCAGCGGCCTTTCCAAGGATGAAATCGAACGCGCCAAGCGTGATGCGGAAGCCCATGCGGAAGAAGACAAGAAGCGGGCTGAGGAAATTGACACCGTCAACCAGGCGGACTCCCTCTGCTTCTCCGTGGAACGCCAGCTCAAGGACATGGGGGACAAGATTCCCGCAGACCTCAAGCGCGAGATCGAAGACAAGGTGATGCACCTCAAGGAAGCCATCTCCAAAAAGGAATACACCGCGATCAAGGCCGGGAAGGAAGACCTGGAATCCCGTCTGGAAGCCCTTTACAAGGCAGCGGAAGCCGCCCAGCAGTCCGCCGGTGCAGCCGGCCCCATGCCGGGAGCCGCTCCGGAGGAAGAAGCTTCCGACGGCCCCCGCAAGGCGAAAGGCCGCGTGGTGGACGCCGAAATCGTCGACGACGACAAATAA
- the hypB gene encoding hydrogenase nickel incorporation protein HypB, translating into MDVHVPVLDANDRLAERNRGFFAAKNLLVINVFSSPGSGKTSLLQKTAEMLRGRVRMGVIVGDLATDNDAERLSRADIPVVQITTGTMCHLDARMIAEAMKKMPLNDLDVLIIENVGNLVCPASYDLGEGMRVVLLSVTEGEDKPLKYPPMFHSADVALVTKSDLADAVDFDRDAALAALNKVAHHAHVIELSSKTGEGMDAWCDEIVERARRVREGRIQHHGHHHH; encoded by the coding sequence ATGGATGTCCATGTTCCTGTGTTGGACGCCAATGACCGGCTGGCAGAGCGCAACAGAGGTTTTTTCGCAGCAAAGAATCTTCTGGTTATCAATGTTTTTTCTTCCCCCGGGTCCGGCAAGACCTCTCTGCTGCAGAAGACGGCGGAGATGCTCCGCGGCCGTGTGCGCATGGGGGTGATCGTGGGGGATCTGGCGACGGATAATGATGCGGAACGCCTGAGCCGTGCGGATATTCCCGTGGTGCAGATTACGACGGGCACCATGTGTCATCTGGACGCCCGCATGATTGCAGAAGCCATGAAGAAGATGCCTCTGAACGATCTTGACGTTCTGATTATTGAGAACGTGGGCAATCTGGTTTGCCCGGCTTCCTATGATCTGGGGGAAGGCATGCGCGTGGTGTTGCTTTCCGTGACGGAAGGGGAGGACAAGCCGTTGAAGTATCCTCCCATGTTCCATTCCGCGGATGTGGCCCTGGTGACCAAGTCCGATCTGGCGGATGCCGTGGATTTTGACCGGGACGCCGCCCTGGCCGCCCTGAACAAGGTAGCCCATCATGCGCACGTGATTGAGTTGTCCTCCAAGACCGGAGAGGGAATGGACGCGTGGTGCGACGAGATTGTGGAACGCGCGCGCCGCGTCCGGGAAGGCAGGATCCAGCACCATGGCCATCACCACCATTGA
- the hypE gene encoding hydrogenase expression/formation protein HypE translates to MFECPVPEPVSDRIQMAHGGGGRLMNDLIRSVFLNAFGTPSGGVQNDAAVLDFPPGRLAMTTDSFVVQPLEFPGGSIGSLAVHGTVNDLAMGGADPLYLTAGFILEEGLPLEALNRVVQDMAAAARAAGVRIVTGDTKVVERGKGDGIYINTAGAGVVRHGLEISPSSVRPGDSVLVSGDLGRHGMTIMSLRAGLSFGEGLESDSAPLHESVAAVVRAGIPVHCLRDVTRGGLTATLSEIAESSGLTVKLDEVSIPVREDVRAACGLLGLDPLQVACEGRYLAILPREHEEEALRLMRGCGVSAGACAIGRVEEFGTAPLLMTGRLGVERVLGMPSGMQLPRIC, encoded by the coding sequence ATGTTTGAATGTCCTGTTCCGGAACCTGTTTCCGACCGTATCCAGATGGCCCACGGCGGCGGAGGCCGTCTGATGAATGACCTGATCCGTTCCGTCTTTCTGAATGCGTTCGGCACTCCCTCCGGCGGCGTGCAGAATGATGCGGCCGTTCTGGATTTTCCGCCGGGGCGGCTGGCGATGACCACGGATAGCTTTGTGGTGCAGCCTCTGGAGTTTCCGGGAGGGAGCATCGGTTCCCTGGCGGTGCACGGCACGGTGAATGATCTCGCCATGGGCGGCGCGGACCCGTTGTACTTGACGGCAGGCTTTATCCTGGAAGAAGGGCTTCCGCTGGAGGCGCTGAACCGCGTGGTGCAGGATATGGCGGCGGCGGCGCGCGCGGCGGGCGTCCGCATCGTGACGGGAGATACAAAAGTGGTGGAGCGCGGAAAGGGTGACGGCATTTATATTAATACCGCCGGGGCGGGCGTGGTGCGCCATGGGTTGGAAATCAGCCCTTCTTCCGTCCGTCCGGGGGATTCCGTGCTGGTCAGCGGTGATCTGGGGAGGCACGGCATGACGATCATGAGCCTGCGGGCCGGGTTGTCCTTCGGGGAGGGACTGGAAAGTGATTCCGCCCCGCTGCATGAATCCGTGGCTGCCGTCGTCCGGGCCGGAATCCCCGTGCATTGCCTGCGTGACGTGACCCGTGGCGGGTTAACCGCCACGCTCTCGGAAATTGCGGAGTCCTCCGGCCTGACGGTGAAACTGGATGAAGTGTCCATTCCCGTGCGGGAGGATGTCAGAGCAGCCTGCGGCCTGCTGGGGCTGGACCCTCTTCAAGTGGCCTGTGAAGGCCGTTATCTGGCTATTCTTCCCCGGGAGCATGAGGAAGAGGCCCTGCGCCTGATGCGCGGCTGCGGCGTGTCCGCCGGGGCCTGCGCGATAGGCCGTGTGGAAGAGTTTGGAACGGCGCCCCTGCTGATGACGGGGCGGCTGGGGGTGGAACGGGTGCTGGGCATGCCTTCCGGGATGCAGCTGCCCCGCATTTGCTGA
- a CDS encoding glycosyltransferase, protein MRIDVATDTYEPDVNGVALTLERLVRGLRTRGHLVHVLRASGRDGASVPGETAMPSLSLPMYHEVKIGLPSAERFRSRWMKKRPDVVYVATESPMGASAVKAARALEIPVVMGFHTNFHQYMKDYHFSRLETAAVNYLRKLHNRAGMTVVPTEEMRRALEGLGFERLSVMGRGVDAALFDPARRDAGLRQSWGAWRDEVVFGVVGRLAREKNLVTALGLYTRLQREFPACGMKMVVVGDGPMMSSLRSEFPDAVFCGMRSGEDLARHYAAMDVLLFASETETFGNVLLEGMASGLATVSYRYAASADVVLDGINGLQAEKGDAEGFYSAMRRLLEDRGMIRRLGEQARRTVRARAWDSIHDRFEELLASVAREENGTGYARPPRDAVLECRTVFLSDLHLGTKDCKADECRRFLKHVRAEKIVLVGDIVDAWALSRGSRWRRRHTRLIRTLLKKMEQEDVEVLYLRGNHDDILEKFLPFHLGGLKMAKEYVHRAADGRRYLCVHGDGFDAISTNHRWLAMLGSLGYDVLLTVNRLYNKYRAWRGREYYSVSRAIKSRVKSAVNFIGKYEEQLQNLAVKRQCDGIIAGHVHHPADTMVGEVRYLNCGDWVETMSAVVEYGDGRMETLLYKDFMKRLAYGKCGTGAGAEASSCKEAS, encoded by the coding sequence ATGAGAATTGATGTGGCAACGGATACGTATGAACCTGACGTGAATGGAGTGGCCCTGACGCTGGAGCGGCTGGTCCGGGGGCTTCGGACGCGGGGGCATCTGGTGCATGTGTTGAGGGCTTCCGGGAGGGACGGAGCTTCCGTTCCCGGAGAGACGGCCATGCCGTCTCTCTCCCTCCCCATGTATCATGAGGTGAAAATAGGGCTGCCTTCCGCAGAAAGGTTCCGCTCCAGATGGATGAAGAAGAGGCCGGATGTGGTTTATGTTGCCACGGAAAGCCCCATGGGGGCCTCCGCCGTGAAGGCCGCTCGCGCTCTGGAGATTCCCGTGGTGATGGGATTCCACACCAATTTTCACCAGTACATGAAGGATTACCATTTCTCCAGGCTGGAAACCGCCGCCGTGAATTACCTGCGCAAGCTCCACAACCGGGCAGGGATGACGGTGGTGCCCACGGAGGAGATGCGCCGCGCGCTGGAGGGGTTGGGATTTGAACGCCTCTCCGTAATGGGGCGCGGGGTGGATGCCGCCTTGTTTGACCCTGCCAGGAGGGATGCCGGCCTGCGCCAGTCATGGGGCGCCTGGCGGGATGAAGTGGTGTTCGGCGTGGTGGGGCGTCTGGCCCGGGAGAAGAACCTGGTGACGGCCCTGGGACTGTACACGCGCCTGCAGCGGGAGTTCCCGGCCTGCGGCATGAAGATGGTCGTGGTGGGGGACGGTCCCATGATGAGCAGCCTGCGCAGTGAGTTTCCGGACGCCGTGTTTTGCGGAATGCGCAGCGGGGAGGACCTCGCGCGCCATTACGCCGCCATGGACGTGCTGCTCTTCGCCAGTGAGACGGAGACCTTCGGGAACGTTCTGCTGGAAGGGATGGCCAGCGGCCTGGCTACGGTCAGCTACCGGTACGCCGCTTCTGCGGATGTGGTGCTGGACGGCATCAACGGCCTTCAGGCGGAGAAGGGGGACGCGGAGGGTTTTTACTCCGCCATGCGCCGTCTGCTGGAGGACAGGGGGATGATCCGGAGACTCGGCGAACAGGCCCGCAGGACCGTGCGCGCCAGAGCGTGGGATTCCATCCATGACAGGTTTGAAGAACTGCTGGCCTCCGTGGCGCGGGAGGAGAATGGAACCGGCTACGCCCGCCCCCCGCGGGATGCGGTGCTGGAATGCCGCACGGTCTTTTTGTCAGACCTCCATCTGGGCACGAAGGATTGCAAGGCGGACGAATGCCGGAGGTTCCTGAAGCATGTCCGTGCGGAAAAAATAGTTCTGGTAGGGGATATTGTGGACGCCTGGGCCCTCTCCCGCGGCAGCCGCTGGCGCAGGCGGCATACGCGCCTGATCCGCACCCTGCTGAAAAAGATGGAGCAGGAGGATGTGGAAGTGCTGTACCTGCGCGGGAACCACGACGATATTCTGGAAAAATTCCTTCCCTTTCATCTGGGCGGCCTGAAAATGGCCAAGGAGTACGTGCACCGGGCGGCGGACGGCAGGCGTTACCTGTGCGTGCACGGAGACGGTTTTGACGCCATCTCCACCAACCACCGGTGGCTGGCGATGCTCGGCTCCCTGGGCTACGACGTTCTGCTGACGGTCAACCGGCTTTACAATAAATACCGCGCCTGGCGGGGCAGGGAATATTATTCCGTCTCCCGCGCCATCAAGAGCCGCGTGAAATCCGCCGTCAATTTCATTGGGAAATATGAGGAGCAGCTCCAGAATCTGGCGGTGAAAAGGCAGTGTGACGGTATCATTGCCGGGCATGTGCATCATCCGGCGGATACCATGGTGGGGGAGGTGCGGTACCTGAATTGCGGGGACTGGGTGGAAACCATGAGCGCGGTGGTGGAATACGGGGACGGCCGCATGGAAACGCTGCTTTACAAGGATTTCATGAAACGCCTGGCTTACGGCAAATGCGGAACCGGAGCCGGAGCGGAAGCTTCCTCCTGCAAGGAGGCTTCGTGA
- a CDS encoding pyridoxamine 5'-phosphate oxidase family protein: MKNAEATVGNLIDHQKVAFISSIDEQGYPNTKAMLPPRKREGIKVFYFTTNTSSMRARQYQDNPKACIYFCDRRFFRGVMLLGSMEVLEDSIYKEMIWREGDTMYYPEGVTDPDYCVLRFTATQGRFYSNFNSENFNII, from the coding sequence ATGAAAAACGCGGAAGCAACAGTGGGAAATCTCATTGACCATCAGAAAGTGGCATTCATCAGCTCTATTGATGAACAGGGCTATCCGAATACGAAAGCCATGCTGCCGCCCCGGAAAAGGGAAGGCATCAAGGTCTTCTACTTCACCACCAACACCTCCTCCATGCGTGCAAGGCAATATCAAGACAACCCGAAAGCCTGCATTTACTTTTGTGACCGGAGATTCTTCAGAGGCGTCATGCTTCTCGGCTCCATGGAAGTGCTGGAGGACAGCATCTATAAGGAAATGATTTGGAGGGAGGGTGACACCATGTACTACCCGGAGGGAGTGACCGACCCGGATTATTGCGTCTTGCGGTTTACCGCCACGCAGGGCAGATTCTACAGCAACTTCAACTCTGAAAACTTTAATATCATATAA
- a CDS encoding HypC/HybG/HupF family hydrogenase formation chaperone, giving the protein MCLAVPGKIVSINETDPLFRLGVVDFGGVTREVNLACVPEAVLGDYVIVHVGMALSVLDKETALQTRREMREIVENTDPV; this is encoded by the coding sequence ATGTGTTTGGCTGTTCCCGGAAAGATCGTGAGCATTAATGAGACGGACCCGCTGTTCAGGCTGGGAGTGGTTGATTTCGGCGGCGTGACCCGTGAAGTGAACCTGGCCTGCGTGCCGGAGGCCGTCCTGGGGGATTACGTTATTGTTCATGTAGGGATGGCCCTGAGCGTGCTGGATAAGGAGACCGCGCTTCAAACCCGTAGGGAAATGCGGGAGATCGTGGAGAATACCGATCCCGTGTAA
- the hypD gene encoding hydrogenase formation protein HypD, with protein sequence MQEEVQQLLEELRHAVTRPWAVMEVCGGQTHAIASLGLEELLPPGLRLIHGPGCPVCVTSVDLIDQAVELSLRPGVVLCSYGDMMRVPGSRGDLFSAKARGGDVLLMYSPLEAVAFAGSHPEAEVVFFAVGFETTAPATALAMQQARALGYANFSVLCAHVQVPPALEWLMDQDEGRPDAFLAPGHVCAIMGEEDYGRLAARYRTPMAVTGFEAPDLLRGILMCVRQLENGDCTVQNAYGRYVKPEGNRAAQERMKEVFEPEDRHWRGLGLIPGGGMRLRREWEGMDAALRFECGKSAHGADEASGCLAGQVLRGLIRPAECPFFGTSCTPLAPLGAPMVSGEGACAAYYRYKRS encoded by the coding sequence ATGCAGGAGGAAGTTCAGCAGTTGCTTGAGGAGCTGCGCCATGCCGTGACGCGTCCGTGGGCGGTGATGGAGGTGTGCGGGGGACAGACGCATGCGATTGCCTCCCTGGGGCTTGAGGAGCTGCTTCCTCCTGGGCTTCGTCTGATTCACGGCCCCGGCTGTCCGGTTTGCGTTACTTCGGTGGATTTGATTGACCAGGCCGTGGAGTTAAGCCTGCGGCCCGGCGTGGTTTTGTGCAGCTACGGGGATATGATGCGGGTGCCGGGCTCCCGCGGAGATTTGTTTTCCGCCAAGGCTCGCGGCGGGGACGTGCTTTTAATGTATTCACCGCTGGAGGCGGTTGCTTTCGCTGGGAGCCATCCGGAAGCGGAAGTGGTATTTTTCGCCGTAGGATTTGAGACGACTGCTCCGGCCACGGCTCTTGCCATGCAGCAGGCCCGCGCGCTGGGTTACGCCAATTTTTCCGTGCTCTGTGCCCATGTGCAGGTTCCCCCCGCACTGGAATGGCTGATGGATCAGGACGAGGGAAGGCCGGACGCCTTTCTGGCCCCCGGCCATGTCTGCGCCATCATGGGGGAGGAGGATTACGGCCGTTTGGCCGCTCGTTACCGGACGCCCATGGCGGTGACGGGGTTTGAGGCTCCGGACCTGCTCCGCGGCATCCTGATGTGCGTCCGCCAGTTGGAGAACGGGGATTGCACGGTTCAGAATGCCTACGGGCGCTATGTGAAGCCGGAGGGGAACAGGGCGGCGCAGGAAAGGATGAAAGAGGTTTTTGAGCCGGAAGACCGCCATTGGCGCGGCCTGGGCCTGATTCCCGGCGGCGGCATGAGGCTGCGCCGGGAGTGGGAGGGCATGGATGCCGCCCTGCGTTTCGAATGCGGAAAAAGCGCCCATGGCGCGGATGAAGCTTCCGGATGCCTGGCCGGCCAGGTGCTGAGGGGGCTGATTCGTCCTGCGGAGTGCCCGTTTTTCGGCACGTCCTGTACGCCGCTGGCTCCCCTGGGCGCGCCCATGGTGTCTGGGGAAGGGGCCTGCGCCGCCTATTACCGTTATAAAAGAAGTTGA